In Sphingomonas sp. R1, a single genomic region encodes these proteins:
- the rpoC gene encoding DNA-directed RNA polymerase subunit beta', with protein sequence MNELTNFANPLAKPETFDQIQIGIASPDRIRSWSFGEIKKPETINYRTFKPERDGLFCARIFGPIKDYECLCGKYKRMKYKGIVCEKCGVEVTVSKVRRERMGHIELAAPVAHIWFLKSLPSRIGLLLDMQLKQLERVLYFESYIVTEPGLTPLEKFQLLTEDELLDAQDEYGEDAFSAGIGAEAVKIMLMDLDLEGERKELLEELATTKSELKPKKIIKRLKVVESFIDSGNRPEWMILDVVPVIPPELRPLVPLDGGRFATSDLNDLYRRVINRNNRLKRLMELRAPDIIVRNEKRMLQEAVDALFDNGRRGRTITGANKRPLKSLSDMLKGKQGRFRQNLLGKRVDYSGRSVIVTGPELKLHQCGLPKKMALELFKPFIYARLDAKGLSMTLKQAKKWVEKERKEVWDILDEVIREHPVLLNRAPTLHRLGIQAFEPVLIEGKAIQLHPLVCSAFNADFDGDQMAVHVPLSLEAQLEARVLMMSTNNILSPANGKPIIVPSQDMVLGLYYITMEKEGEPGEGMLLADMAEVHQALNAGAVTLHSKITSRVPQTDENGKQYLKRYQTTPGRMLLGECLPHSHKVPFDVVNRLLTKKDVGDVIDEVYRHTGQKETVLFADAIMSLGFRHAFKAGISFGKDDMIIPDAKVGLVDETKALVKDFEQQYQDGLITQQEKYNKVIDAWSRCGDQVAAAMMDEIKAVKKDPETGRQKPDNAIYIMAHSGARGSAAQIKQLAGMRGLMAKPSGEIIETPIISNFKEGLTVLEYFNSTHGARKGLADTALKTANSGYLTRRLVDVSQDCVVLEDDCGTERALEMKAIVQGGSVIASLGERILGRTTAEDIVDPKTNQVVIPIGTLLDEPMIAQIEALSTPAVKIRSPLVCEAKLGVCAKCYGRDLARGTPVNIGEAVGVIAAQSIGEPGTQLTMRTFHIGGAAQLNEQSNLEAPVDGKAEFRDLRLIEDQRGRRVVLSRSGEIAIMDMDGRELAVHKIPYGAYVMFDDGHLVSAGDRMAEWDPFTMPVITETGGVVKYQDIIEGKTMTEQVDEATGIAQRVVTEFRGAGKKEDLRPRMTLTGENAAEAARYMLAPGAVISVEDGATVQGGDVLARVARESAKTRDITGGLPRVAELFEARKPKENAIIAKVSGRVVFGKDYKAKRKIGIQPEDGGEVVEYLVPKSKVIDVQEGDYVKRGDNLIGGSPDPHDILEVLGIEPLAEYLVSEIQEVYRLQGVKINDKHIEVIVRQMLQKVEITDGGDTTLLAGEQVDRDEMDEHNEKLQPGQQPAMGKPILLGITKASLQTRSFISAASFQETTRVLTEAAVQGKKDTLLGLKENVIVGRLIPAGTGAGMGRLRVAATSRDAALRVAQRKMQEASLIAPASAKEEHAAELARSPRDAAGTGDDPLAQVAPSGHGTDADAGEYLNEAE encoded by the coding sequence ATGAACGAACTTACCAACTTCGCGAACCCGCTCGCCAAGCCGGAAACCTTCGACCAGATCCAGATCGGGATCGCCTCGCCGGACCGTATCCGCAGCTGGTCGTTCGGCGAGATCAAGAAGCCCGAGACGATCAACTATCGCACGTTCAAGCCCGAGCGTGACGGCCTGTTCTGCGCGCGCATCTTCGGTCCGATCAAGGATTACGAATGCCTGTGCGGCAAGTACAAGCGCATGAAGTACAAGGGCATCGTCTGCGAAAAGTGCGGCGTGGAAGTGACCGTCTCGAAGGTCCGCCGCGAGCGCATGGGCCATATCGAGCTGGCTGCCCCGGTTGCCCACATCTGGTTCCTGAAGTCGCTGCCGAGCCGCATCGGCCTGCTGCTCGACATGCAGCTCAAGCAGCTCGAGCGCGTGCTCTACTTCGAGAGCTACATCGTCACCGAGCCGGGCCTCACCCCGCTCGAGAAGTTTCAGCTCCTCACCGAGGACGAGCTGCTCGACGCGCAGGATGAGTATGGCGAGGACGCCTTCTCCGCCGGCATCGGCGCGGAAGCGGTCAAGATCATGCTCATGGATCTCGACCTCGAGGGCGAGCGCAAGGAGCTTCTGGAAGAGCTGGCGACGACCAAGTCGGAGCTGAAGCCCAAGAAGATCATCAAGCGCCTCAAGGTCGTCGAGAGCTTCATCGATTCCGGCAACCGCCCGGAATGGATGATCCTGGACGTCGTGCCGGTGATCCCGCCCGAACTGCGCCCGCTGGTGCCGCTGGACGGCGGCCGCTTCGCGACCTCGGATCTGAACGATCTGTATCGCCGCGTGATCAACCGTAACAACCGCCTCAAGCGCCTGATGGAGCTGCGCGCGCCGGACATCATCGTCCGCAACGAAAAGCGCATGCTGCAGGAAGCCGTCGACGCGCTGTTCGACAACGGCCGCCGCGGCCGCACCATCACCGGTGCGAACAAGCGTCCGCTCAAGTCGCTGTCCGACATGCTCAAGGGCAAGCAGGGCCGCTTCCGTCAGAACCTGCTCGGCAAGCGCGTCGACTATTCGGGCCGTTCGGTCATCGTGACCGGTCCGGAACTCAAGCTGCACCAGTGCGGCCTGCCGAAGAAGATGGCGCTCGAGCTGTTCAAGCCGTTCATCTACGCCCGTCTCGACGCCAAGGGTCTGTCCATGACCCTGAAGCAGGCGAAGAAGTGGGTCGAGAAGGAGCGCAAGGAAGTCTGGGACATCCTGGACGAAGTGATCCGCGAGCACCCGGTTCTCCTCAACCGCGCGCCGACGCTCCACCGTCTGGGCATCCAGGCGTTCGAGCCGGTGCTGATCGAAGGCAAGGCGATCCAGCTCCACCCGCTGGTCTGCTCGGCGTTCAACGCCGACTTCGACGGTGACCAGATGGCCGTCCACGTTCCCCTGAGCCTCGAGGCCCAGCTGGAAGCGCGCGTCCTGATGATGTCGACCAACAACATCCTGAGCCCCGCCAACGGCAAGCCGATCATCGTGCCGTCGCAGGACATGGTGCTGGGTCTCTATTACATCACCATGGAGAAGGAAGGCGAGCCGGGCGAAGGCATGCTGCTGGCCGACATGGCGGAGGTCCACCAGGCCCTCAACGCCGGCGCGGTGACGCTGCACTCGAAGATCACCAGCCGCGTTCCGCAGACCGACGAGAACGGCAAGCAGTACCTCAAGCGCTACCAGACCACCCCGGGCCGCATGCTGCTCGGCGAGTGCCTGCCGCACAGCCACAAGGTGCCGTTCGACGTCGTCAACCGCCTGCTCACCAAGAAGGACGTGGGCGACGTGATCGACGAGGTCTATCGTCACACCGGCCAGAAGGAGACCGTGCTGTTCGCCGACGCGATCATGTCGCTGGGCTTCCGCCACGCGTTCAAGGCCGGCATCTCGTTCGGCAAGGACGACATGATCATTCCGGACGCCAAGGTGGGTCTGGTCGACGAGACCAAGGCGCTGGTGAAGGACTTCGAGCAGCAGTATCAGGACGGCCTGATCACGCAGCAGGAGAAGTACAACAAGGTGATCGACGCCTGGAGCCGTTGCGGTGACCAGGTGGCCGCAGCGATGATGGACGAGATCAAGGCGGTTAAGAAGGACCCCGAGACCGGCCGCCAGAAGCCCGACAACGCCATCTACATCATGGCGCACTCGGGCGCCCGTGGTTCGGCGGCGCAGATCAAGCAGCTCGCCGGCATGCGCGGCCTGATGGCCAAGCCGTCGGGCGAGATCATCGAAACGCCGATCATCTCGAACTTCAAGGAAGGTCTGACCGTCCTTGAATACTTCAACTCGACCCACGGTGCTCGTAAGGGCCTCGCGGACACCGCGCTCAAGACCGCGAACTCGGGCTACCTCACCCGTCGTCTGGTCGACGTGTCGCAGGACTGCGTCGTCCTCGAGGACGATTGCGGCACCGAGCGCGCGCTGGAGATGAAGGCGATCGTGCAGGGCGGTTCGGTGATCGCCTCGCTCGGCGAGCGCATCCTGGGCCGCACCACGGCCGAGGACATCGTCGATCCGAAGACCAACCAGGTCGTGATCCCGATCGGCACCCTGCTCGACGAGCCGATGATCGCGCAGATCGAGGCGCTCAGCACGCCGGCGGTGAAGATCCGTTCGCCGCTGGTCTGCGAGGCCAAGCTCGGCGTGTGCGCCAAGTGCTACGGGCGTGACCTCGCCCGCGGTACCCCGGTGAACATCGGCGAAGCGGTGGGCGTCATCGCGGCGCAGTCGATCGGCGAGCCGGGCACGCAGCTGACCATGCGTACCTTCCACATCGGCGGTGCGGCACAGCTCAACGAGCAGTCGAACCTGGAAGCCCCGGTGGACGGCAAGGCCGAGTTCCGCGACCTGCGCCTGATCGAGGATCAGCGCGGCCGTCGCGTGGTGCTCAGCCGCTCGGGCGAGATCGCGATCATGGACATGGATGGCCGCGAGCTGGCCGTGCACAAGATCCCGTACGGCGCCTATGTGATGTTCGACGACGGCCATCTGGTCAGCGCCGGCGATCGCATGGCCGAGTGGGATCCGTTCACCATGCCGGTGATCACCGAAACCGGTGGTGTCGTGAAGTATCAGGACATCATCGAAGGCAAGACCATGACGGAGCAGGTCGACGAAGCGACGGGTATCGCCCAGCGCGTCGTCACCGAATTCCGCGGTGCGGGCAAGAAGGAGGACCTGCGTCCTCGCATGACCCTCACCGGCGAGAATGCCGCCGAAGCCGCCCGCTACATGCTGGCGCCGGGCGCGGTGATCTCGGTCGAGGATGGTGCCACGGTGCAGGGCGGTGACGTTCTCGCTCGTGTGGCGCGCGAGTCCGCCAAGACCCGCGACATCACCGGCGGTCTGCCGCGCGTCGCCGAGCTGTTCGAAGCGCGCAAGCCCAAGGAAAATGCCATCATCGCGAAGGTCTCGGGCCGCGTGGTGTTCGGCAAGGACTATAAGGCCAAGCGCAAGATCGGCATCCAGCCGGAGGACGGCGGCGAGGTCGTGGAGTATCTGGTCCCGAAGTCGAAGGTGATCGACGTTCAGGAAGGCGACTACGTCAAGCGTGGCGACAACCTGATCGGCGGTTCGCCGGATCCGCACGACATTCTGGAAGTGCTCGGCATCGAGCCTCTGGCCGAATATCTGGTCAGCGAAATCCAGGAAGTCTATCGACTGCAGGGCGTGAAGATCAACGACAAGCACATCGAGGTGATCGTTCGCCAGATGCTGCAGAAGGTCGAGATCACCGACGGCGGCGACACCACGCTGCTGGCGGGCGAACAGGTCGATCGCGACGAGATGGACGAGCATAACGAGAAGCTCCAGCCGGGCCAGCAGCCCGCGATGGGCAAGCCGATCCTGCTCGGCATCACCAAGGCGTCGCTGCAGACCCGCAGCTTCATCTCGGCCGCGTCGTTCCAGGAGACCACCCGCGTGCTCACCGAAGCCGCGGTGCAGGGCAAGAAGGACACGCTGCTCGGCCTGAAGGAGAATGTGATCGTCGGCCGCCTGATCCCCGCCGGTACCGGTGCGGGCATGGGTCGCCTGCGGGTCGCTGCCACCTCGCGCGATGCGGCGCTCCGCGTCGCCCAGCGCAAGATGCAGGAAGCCTCGCTCATCGCTCCGGCGAGCGCGAAGGAAGAGCATGCGGCGGAACTGGCCCGCAGCCCGCGCGATGCGGCCGGCACCGGGGATGATCCCCTGGCGCAGGTGGCGCCCTCGGGCCACGGCACCGACGCGGATGCCGGCGAGTATCTGAACGAGGCGGAGTGA
- a CDS encoding GGDEF domain-containing protein, producing the protein MTLRPYRFDMPALALPALLAAGGLYGAHALDLLHGGTAHPQRIESGEWLLWGAALPLAAGWALLHRHNARVRLRAAEARAELLGQHDPLTGLGHRRAAEAHLALLLGEPLAAGTQIAVLMLEIDDFPCLTARLGRAGADALLRCVARRLEASVRVTDLVARVAGERFLVLLPEVDGAIAAEAIARRICVAIEAPVEALGQRHWLRARMGLALQQGEDMAAETLLDRAERALGTAKASDSESWRFYETSEALAG; encoded by the coding sequence ATGACGCTACGGCCCTATCGGTTCGACATGCCCGCGCTCGCCCTCCCGGCGTTGCTTGCCGCGGGCGGTCTCTATGGCGCGCACGCGCTCGACCTGCTGCATGGCGGCACCGCCCATCCCCAGCGCATCGAGAGCGGCGAATGGCTGCTCTGGGGCGCCGCCCTGCCGCTCGCGGCCGGCTGGGCGCTGTTGCATCGCCACAATGCGCGCGTCCGCCTGCGCGCGGCCGAGGCACGGGCCGAACTGCTGGGCCAGCACGATCCGCTCACCGGCCTCGGGCATCGCCGCGCCGCCGAGGCACATCTCGCGCTGCTGCTCGGCGAGCCGCTGGCGGCGGGCACCCAGATCGCGGTGCTGATGCTGGAGATCGACGACTTTCCGTGCCTCACCGCGCGGCTGGGACGTGCCGGCGCGGACGCGCTGCTCAGATGCGTCGCCCGGCGGCTGGAGGCGTCGGTGCGCGTCACCGATCTGGTCGCACGCGTCGCGGGCGAACGCTTCCTGGTGCTGCTCCCGGAAGTGGACGGCGCGATCGCGGCCGAGGCGATCGCCCGCCGCATCTGCGTCGCGATCGAGGCACCGGTCGAAGCCCTGGGCCAGCGGCACTGGTTGCGAGCGCGAATGGGCCTTGCCCTGCAGCAAGGGGAGGACATGGCGGCCGAGACCCTGCTGGACCGCGCCGAACGCGCACTGGGCACGGCGAAGGCATCGGACAGCGAAAGCTGGCGCTTCTACGAAACCTCCGAGGCGCTGGCGGGATAG
- a CDS encoding carbohydrate porin codes for MQRVLLALTFALAVVRPAFAQAPVSVHVVEKIDIVSAVRGGEDRRARVLDNLDILGDADLERLVGWQGASAHVHVLNNLGASPNNQIGTLQGIDNIEVAGHRLHVFEAWVQQQFGERTSVRAGLYDLNSEFYVNGAAGELIAPAFGVGSELSATGVNGPSIFPSTALSIRVEQRLGKAGYVRAALLNATAGCPGEPNGVDFRFDNGLLGIGEIGIERSGLKLAAGYWRYTKPQEDFTETDADGVPLRRHAQGAYVVAELRVAGSDDLRSLTLFARAGVSEGKTTPYTGGWQAGAFVERLIPGRPDSTLSLGLNQGLTTKGYRAALMADGLPPARAETALELAYSDKLAPWLSIKPDLQLIFDSGSVDRTPTVVVAALRTTLSF; via the coding sequence ATGCAGCGAGTTCTACTTGCCCTGACATTTGCGCTTGCAGTCGTGCGCCCGGCCTTTGCGCAGGCGCCCGTCAGCGTGCACGTCGTGGAAAAGATCGACATCGTGTCGGCGGTGCGCGGCGGCGAGGATCGCCGGGCACGCGTGCTCGACAATCTCGACATTCTGGGTGACGCCGATCTGGAGCGGCTGGTCGGCTGGCAGGGCGCCAGCGCGCATGTGCATGTGCTGAACAATCTCGGCGCGTCGCCCAACAACCAGATCGGCACGCTGCAGGGCATCGACAATATCGAGGTGGCGGGCCACCGGCTGCACGTGTTCGAGGCCTGGGTGCAGCAGCAGTTCGGCGAGCGCACCAGCGTGCGGGCCGGGCTGTACGATCTCAACAGCGAATTCTATGTGAACGGCGCCGCCGGCGAGCTGATCGCGCCGGCATTCGGCGTCGGGTCGGAACTATCGGCGACCGGCGTGAACGGCCCGTCGATCTTTCCCTCCACCGCGCTGAGCATCCGCGTCGAACAGCGACTGGGCAAGGCGGGCTATGTACGCGCGGCACTGCTCAACGCGACCGCGGGCTGCCCGGGCGAACCGAACGGCGTCGATTTCCGCTTCGACAACGGGCTGCTCGGGATCGGGGAGATCGGCATCGAGCGTTCGGGACTGAAGCTGGCCGCAGGCTATTGGCGCTATACCAAGCCGCAGGAGGACTTCACCGAAACCGATGCGGATGGCGTTCCGCTGCGCCGGCATGCGCAGGGCGCCTATGTGGTGGCGGAACTGCGGGTGGCCGGCAGCGACGATCTGCGGTCGCTCACCCTGTTCGCACGCGCCGGTGTTTCCGAAGGCAAGACCACACCCTATACCGGCGGCTGGCAGGCCGGGGCGTTCGTCGAGCGGCTGATCCCCGGCCGACCGGATTCGACGCTGTCGCTGGGCCTGAACCAGGGCCTCACGACCAAGGGCTACCGCGCCGCGCTGATGGCGGACGGCCTGCCGCCGGCGCGGGCCGAGACCGCGCTGGAACTCGCCTATTCGGACAAGCTGGCGCCGTGGCTGTCGATCAAGCCCGATCTGCAGCTGATCTTCGATAGCGGCAGCGTGGACAGGACGCCGACGGTGGTGGTCGCCGCGCTGCGGACGACACTGTCCTTCTGA